A single Nostoc sp. PCC 7107 DNA region contains:
- a CDS encoding glycosyltransferase family 2 protein — translation MREEITPLILTYNEAPNIARTLEKLHWAIEIVVIDSYSTDTTLEILSYYPQVKIFQRKFDSFAGQCNYGLTKILSQWVLSLDADYVLTDELIDEIQALPADSDIDSYSIRFKYCVFGQPLRGTLLPPRKVIYKKEKAIYQDDGHAHRVWVDGKSAMLSAYIHHDDQKPLSRWLWAQDRYMVIEVKKLLETPIQELSWSDRIRKQKILAPVIILFYCLILKGGIFDGWGGWYYAFQRVLAEILLATRLIETEKLSLCKHHKIN, via the coding sequence ATGAGAGAAGAAATTACGCCGCTCATCCTGACATATAATGAAGCACCAAATATTGCTCGCACTCTGGAAAAATTGCATTGGGCAATTGAAATAGTAGTTATTGATAGTTATAGTACAGATACAACTCTCGAAATTTTGAGTTATTATCCCCAGGTAAAAATATTCCAAAGAAAGTTTGATTCCTTTGCTGGTCAATGTAATTATGGCTTAACCAAAATTTTGTCTCAGTGGGTACTTTCACTAGATGCTGATTATGTTTTAACTGATGAATTAATTGATGAAATTCAAGCATTACCAGCAGATTCTGATATAGATAGTTACAGTATTCGATTCAAATATTGTGTGTTTGGTCAACCCTTGCGTGGTACATTACTGCCCCCGCGTAAAGTCATCTATAAGAAAGAAAAAGCAATTTACCAAGACGATGGTCATGCTCACCGAGTTTGGGTAGATGGTAAATCTGCAATGTTATCGGCATATATTCATCATGATGATCAAAAACCCTTAAGTCGTTGGCTGTGGGCGCAGGATCGTTATATGGTGATTGAAGTAAAAAAACTATTAGAAACACCAATACAAGAATTGAGTTGGAGCGATCGCATCCGTAAGCAAAAAATTCTTGCTCCCGTTATCATATTGTTCTATTGCTTAATTCTCAAAGGTGGTATTTTTGATGGTTGGGGAGGTTGGTACTATGCTTTCCAACGTGTTTTAGCAGAGATTCTTCTAGCCACTCGTTTGATTGAAACTGAGAAATTAAGTTTATGCAAACATCATAAAATTAACTAA
- the gorA gene encoding glutathione-disulfide reductase codes for MSYGFDLFVIGAGSGGIATARRAAEYGAKVGIAEFDRLGGTCVNRGCVPKKLMVYASHFPDVFEESQGYGWNPVESTLNWEKMIMVVNNEVNRLNGIYQKMLDNSKVEVFQGYGKFVDSHTIIVGERQVTADKVLIAVGGKPVRPNILGIEHAITSDDIFHLKEQPKRVVILGGGYIGCEFACILNGLGCEVTQVIRGDKILRGFDEDIRSEIQQSMINHGIQILNNIELIAIDKSAEGVKVTVKGSGDSEETVVADAVSLAAVGRKPNTQNLGLENTKVQHRDGAILVDKYSCTNEENIYAVGDCTDKINLTPVAINEGRALADTVFGGKSRIMSYVNVPTAIFTTPEAATVGLTEAEARDKYGDAVKIYRSRFRPMYYTLAGKDEKTLMKLIVDGSTDKVVGAHMVGNSAAEIIQGVAIAVKMGATKADFDATVGIHPTSAEEFVTMR; via the coding sequence ATGAGTTACGGTTTTGATTTATTCGTAATTGGTGCAGGTTCTGGAGGAATTGCCACTGCTAGAAGGGCGGCAGAATATGGTGCTAAAGTGGGAATTGCCGAGTTTGATAGACTAGGTGGAACCTGTGTGAATCGTGGCTGTGTCCCCAAAAAATTGATGGTTTATGCTTCTCATTTTCCTGATGTTTTTGAAGAATCTCAAGGGTATGGCTGGAATCCTGTTGAGAGTACTTTAAATTGGGAAAAGATGATTATGGTAGTGAACAATGAAGTGAACCGCCTGAATGGAATTTACCAAAAGATGTTGGATAATTCCAAAGTTGAGGTGTTCCAGGGATATGGTAAATTTGTTGACTCTCACACTATTATTGTTGGGGAGCGCCAAGTCACCGCAGACAAAGTGCTGATTGCTGTGGGTGGAAAACCTGTCAGACCAAATATTTTAGGAATTGAACATGCTATCACCTCTGATGATATTTTCCACCTGAAAGAACAACCCAAGCGCGTTGTGATTTTAGGTGGAGGTTATATTGGTTGCGAATTTGCCTGTATTTTAAACGGGTTAGGTTGTGAAGTTACACAGGTGATTCGTGGAGATAAGATTCTGCGTGGTTTTGATGAAGATATACGCAGCGAAATTCAGCAGTCGATGATTAACCACGGAATTCAGATTCTGAATAATATTGAACTAATTGCTATTGATAAAAGTGCAGAAGGAGTAAAGGTAACAGTCAAAGGTAGTGGAGATAGTGAGGAAACAGTAGTTGCTGATGCTGTAAGTTTAGCAGCTGTTGGTCGCAAACCTAATACTCAAAATCTTGGTTTAGAAAATACCAAAGTTCAGCATCGAGATGGGGCAATTCTTGTAGATAAGTACAGTTGTACTAATGAAGAAAATATCTATGCAGTGGGAGACTGTACAGATAAAATTAATCTGACTCCAGTCGCCATTAATGAAGGTCGGGCATTGGCAGATACGGTTTTTGGTGGTAAATCCCGAATTATGAGTTATGTAAATGTGCCTACTGCCATTTTTACTACACCGGAAGCTGCAACTGTGGGTTTAACGGAAGCGGAAGCGAGGGATAAATATGGTGATGCGGTGAAGATTTATCGATCGCGCTTCCGCCCAATGTATTACACTCTAGCGGGTAAAGATGAAAAAACTTTAATGAAATTAATAGTTGATGGTAGCACTGACAAGGTTGTAGGGGCGCACATGGTCGGTAATAGTGCGGCCGAGATTATTCAAGGAGTGGCGATCGCTGTTAAGATGGGTGCTACCAAAGCAGATTTTGATGCAACCGTCGGCATTCATCCAACTTCGGCTGAAGAATTCGTGACGATGCGTTAA
- a CDS encoding peroxiredoxin, with the protein MAVIDRVPNVVFKTRVRDESIPGSNPFRWQDRTTQDIFGSKRVVVFSLPGAFTPTCSTSHLPRYEELYDQFKALGVDEIICISVNDAFVMFQWGKQQGANNVFLLPDGNGEFTRKMGMLVDKSNLGFGMRSWRYSMVVDDGKIEKIFIEPGFLDNCPTDPFEISDADTMLAYLKEAKKPVTA; encoded by the coding sequence ATGGCTGTAATCGATAGAGTTCCTAATGTTGTATTTAAAACCCGTGTGCGTGATGAGTCTATCCCAGGGTCAAATCCTTTCCGTTGGCAAGACCGCACCACCCAAGATATTTTCGGTAGTAAGCGTGTTGTAGTTTTCTCTTTACCTGGAGCGTTTACGCCTACTTGTTCTACGTCTCATCTGCCACGCTACGAAGAACTATATGATCAATTTAAAGCTTTAGGCGTTGATGAAATAATTTGTATATCTGTGAATGATGCCTTTGTGATGTTCCAATGGGGCAAACAACAAGGCGCAAACAATGTATTTTTACTTCCTGATGGTAATGGCGAGTTTACTCGCAAAATGGGTATGTTAGTAGATAAGTCTAACCTAGGCTTTGGGATGCGCTCTTGGCGCTACTCGATGGTAGTTGATGATGGCAAGATCGAGAAGATTTTCATTGAACCAGGGTTTTTAGATAACTGTCCTACCGATCCTTTTGAAATTTCAGATGCAGATACAATGCTGGCTTACCTCAAAGAAGCTAAGAAACCAGTAACTGCCTAA
- a CDS encoding transposase, translating into MPDILSLLQCLLPQINATTMRQFNQIIQAMLGMSGRVTMLGISRWTGVGGSYRTILRFFGTLIPWARLFWLFFRQYLFLILINAFSFTKNLPSH; encoded by the coding sequence ATGCCAGATATCTTATCGCTCCTGCAATGCCTGCTACCGCAGATAAACGCGACAACGATGCGGCAATTTAACCAAATAATCCAGGCCATGTTAGGGATGAGTGGGCGAGTCACAATGTTGGGAATTTCTCGATGGACAGGCGTTGGAGGTAGTTATCGGACGATATTGAGATTCTTTGGCACATTAATACCTTGGGCGAGGTTGTTTTGGCTATTTTTCCGCCAGTATTTGTTTCTGATACTTATCAATGCATTCTCCTTCACAAAGAATTTGCCCAGCCACTGA